The window TATCGTCTTGGATGATGCGGCGGATCGCCGGTGGGGGAATGCGTTTACTCCCTCTGGACGAAAGTGAGCGTCAGAAACTAGATTTGCGATCGCCGATGGCACTTCGAGTCGCCAACGTCGGCAAGTACGGGCTCCACGCGACCGCTCACAAAGCCGGCGTGCGGGTGGATGACATCTTGATCGAGTTCGACGGCCAATCGGATTTGATTCGCGAAGCGGATGTCTTTGATCACGTCAACGAGAAGTTTCGCCCGGGCGATCGAGTCCAGATGAAGTTCCTTCGCGATGGCCGCGAACGAACAGTCGAAATTCCAATCCAGAAGTGACCCGATTGATCCCATCGGGCCAACCACCTGCCCCGCGGCACGGACGCCGCTTTTTTATTTTCTTTCGGCAGTCGCAGACGCTTGCCTTCGGTTTGTGACTGCCCTGAATCAAGCAAGACGGTGCGTTCCGCTACAAACTCGCGCTCCGTCGCCCTTGAATCTGGACGGCCGGTCTTTTTCTCTCGCCGTGACAACTGCAACCGAACTGGCATCGCAGGCTGCTGATTCCTGCAAATGGCTCTTGATCGACATCGATTAAGGAGCGACTGACATCCGTGGCCGCCGGGTTACTTCCCGACATGACCGCAGCATCGACACTGTGCTGATTTGCTTGCATTGATCGCAGGAACGCCCACCGTGGTTGGAAACTGCTGCCAAAGACTGCAAGACGGAACCGAAGACGAACAATGATTCGGTTCATCTCGCTCGAAATGCATGCCCCATCCAGCCGGGCTGCTTGCAATGCTAGCAAACGACGCGTGGGTGCACTTCGACTCACGCCAGTCGAGGAAAATGGCGTCCATCGGCGCCGGCCCGTCGCAGAAATGGAAGTCAATCTTGTGCTGCCGATCGCTCCCTGAGTAGATTCCGAGATTGCTTAGCAAAATCTTCAGTCAGCAAAAACTACGATCACATGAACCACTCAGCTTCGCGTCGGAAGGTGGACGACCTATTCAGTGCAACGGCACATCGTGCACGCAAGTTGAGTCGTCGCCTCAGTCTCAAAAGACTCGCACGAAACGTCTGGCCTTCAAAACGTAGAAAAGGTGTCCGACGGTTCGCGGATCCTTCGCTCGGTCGTCAGGGATTATTCCAAGCCCTGAACGACCGCAACGTCAATTATGTCGTCTTGCGTTGGTTCGAAAATGTACCCGAATGGCCCGAAGGGGAAGACATCGATCTGTTGATTGATGTCGCTGACCTGCACTTGGCGGATGATCTATTTGTCACCAATAGCCGAGAAATCCCTTGCGACGTCTACGGTACTGGACCAGCCAAAAACGCATGTTGGAAAGGTTTGTCGTACTACCCTCCCTACCTTGCTGAAGAGATCATCCAATCTCGAACCTTCCACCGGGACCTCTGCTACATCCCGAACGAAGAGCATTACTTCCTATCGCTGGCGTACCATGCGCTCTACCACAAGGGCAACGCATCGGGTTTGCCGTGGGACGACAATGAGGCAACTCAGCGACAGGGCAAACAAAACAGCGACCACGACTACGCTGACCGCTTGCGGGCAGCCGCCCCAGCAAAGTTCCAAAACACATCGATGACGATGGAAGGTTTGGAGCGCCTGTTGACGAGCCAATCTTGGAATCCACCGGTGGATACATTGCGACGATATGCGTCACTCCGTCCGGAACTGGCCCAATTCCTTCCACCTGCGATCGACAACCAACATGGCGAACTCATCGTTGTGCTGTTTCGACAATCCGCAGTCGACAACCAGATTTTGGACGAAGCCATTTCGCTATTCCGCCAAAAGCATCGCCTAGAAGTCATTGGCCAACATGAGCTTTCCGCTGAAGCTGCCCAGCTAGCTTCAAAACACATCCGAGGCGGGAATTGGGATGAAGGCCCGTTCCCGCAGTCCGGTGGATTACCTGCCGTTGCATTGGCGTTGTTTGATTTTCACCCAATCGAACCCACGCCCGCTGAAAAGGAACAGTACCCCTACATACAAAACCGTCGTGTACTGTTCAAAAAGGAAATCCGACGACTGCTTAACAAGCGATTGCCCAAAACGCAGTGGAGCAATTGTGTGCATTCCAGCGATGACGAACTCGAAGGCCTGGAATACCTTGAAATCATCGACTCGTCGTTTCACACAGAAGTACAAAATCATGTCGACCACTTGCGTCGCAGCTACAAAACACCTGAACCAGTCATTCGATCGCTTCGCAAACCCGCCAACCGTTCGAAAACGGAACTCATCCAGTGGAACGGGCAAGAAGCCGTCCGAAAAACATTTCGCCCCAGTTTCAAACGGTTCTGCGATCGCGAAATATTCATCTACCAAACCTTGGGACCTCAATTACACACGGTCCCGGAAGTACTGGAATTCAGCGACTACAGCTTCGTGCTTCCAAAGTATGAAAATTGCTTGGCCAACTTGTCTCTTCGCAAACAAGGCAAACTGCTGAAACCTTACGCGAGCCAAGTTCTCGAATTGCTTCGAGCAACATTCGCGTTGAAACGCGTCATCATCGATTTCCATCCAGGCAATTTGATCCTGACACCAGGAGGCGATCTCTATTTCGTCGACTTTGAATTCACTCAGCCTCTTTCGGATTGGCCGAACTCATTCATGCAGTCGCCGGACCTCGTCGGTTTGCCATCCGGTTTCTCCGGGGACCGTCCCAGCAATTTGCCGCAGAACGGTTACACCTATGACGATTTCTGGAAGCCCATCTTCCAGTGCAGCTTAGAGACGCTCATCAAGCAATGCAAAATTGACACTTCATCCGCTGTCATGGAGAAACTGTCGATCACTGATTTCAAGTCAGGCGAGCAATCCACTTCATCGCTCCGCGAAGCCGGCTAGAGTCATTGGGACGTTCGATTTACAACTTGCGGAACTGCTTTGCTAGCATTGCATTCGGCTGAAATCGCCTGCTCGTTACAATGGGGTTATCGAATGGACTGAAAGGATCTTTGACTTTGAAGGAGTGTGTCATGACACTTGCAATGGAACACCACTTCGACCAAACGGTCGAATCCCAGATGCGAAACTTTTTTCGGACTCTCGGCGAGAAGGATCGTCGACGCTACGCAGCGATCGAAGCCAGGAAGCTTCCTTTCGGAGGCATCCGCTACATCGCCAAAGTACTTGGCTGCTGTGAGAACACGATCGCAAGTGGCATCAAAGAGCTGGAGAGCCTTGCTGATGGTGATCCCCTGGAAGGACGCCAGCGAGTCGAAGGAGGTGGCCGCCCAAAAAAGAACTGAGCTGTCCGTCACTCATGAATGAGTTGCGGGCAGTGATCCAAGACAATACTGCCGGTAGTCCCACCGTGCCTGGCTTGAAGTGGACGCATCTGTCGGTCGCTGAGATTGTCAGAGAATTGTTCCAGCGAGGAATCAAGGTTGCAAACGAAGTGGTTTCTCGTTTGCTCGGCGAGATGGGGTTCAAGACTCGCCAGCAGGTGAAATCAAAAACCAAGGCGCCAAGTCGCGACCGTGACGAGCAGTTTGAAAAGATCGAGAAGTCCATCGAGGACTACAAAAACACGGGAGATCCTGTGTTTAGCATTGATAGCAAACGAAAGGAATCGCTGGGTGAAGTCCACCGTAGCGGCGACGTGATTGCCAATCAGGCAGCGGAAGTTCTCGACCATGATCTACCAGCTTACCGTGATGGCGAAGTCACACCGCATGGGATCTACGACGTGCAAGAAAACACGGGGCACGTGACAGTGACCACAGGTAGCGACACCGGTGAATTCGCGGTGGCATCGTTTCAAAGGTACTGGGAAGAAGTTGGTTCGGTCCAGCACGCCTCGGCCAAGCGAATTCTCCTCTTGTGTGATTGTGGTGGCAGCAACAGCTACCGTTCAAACACGCTCAAGCACCATCTTCAGGAACTGTCCAATGAACTCGGGTTGCCGATTCAGGTGGCCCACTATCCGGTTCATTGCTCGAAATACAATCCGATTGAACGGCGAGAGTTTAGCCACGTCGAACGAGCGTTTTCAGGCCGAATTTTTTCAACAGCCTCGGACGTAGCAGAGGCTGCTGAATCAACATCCACCCAGACCGGGTTGAACGTCACCACAGCAGAACTCCCCGAATTCCAGCCTGTTCGCAAGAGCGGGAAAAGAGTGCCGAAACCACCGAACGTGGAATACGACAAAGATCTCCCCGACTACAACTACACGTTCAACCCACAGTAGTTGAATACGCAAGTTGTAAATCGAACGTCCCTCTGACTCCAACGCCCACCCGAGAAAGAGATGTTCCGATCGACGTTGAGCCGGCGGAACACTCTTGGCCCGTGTTCCGTCATATCAACGACGCCACAACATTCGGAAACAGGCCATCTCGACCAAGGCACGCGAGACGGTCCATTTCACATCGTCTCGCGAGCGTTTTTAAAACTGATGTCAAGTTGGTTAAGAATAGATAAAACGGCAAAGCCTACATTGCTACTCAGATGGGACAGTCCTACGATTCGCGTAGCAACAAATCCCTCTGACTGAATCGGTCCCAAATGATTAGCAAGTGCAATGTTGGCACGACGCTCCAGCCAACGTTGGCCACGCTGGAAACAAGCTTTTCTCCAGAGTGTCCTCCACTCCAAAAATCCAATCTGACCACCCCTGCCAATCCCTCAGCCCCCTCCCCTGCACTTTCCTATTCCGAAAAAGAATCGGCAGGACGACGGTTAGTGCGACTACCTAAGGCGATCCTCCACAAGCTGACTGGTGGAAGAATCGCTCAGGCGTGCTTGAATCGGAATGCAATCATTTCTCAAAGAATGATGGGCATCGGAGCAGGTGCTGGAGTACTAAACAGTGGGGAGGCCGCGGTATTCCCATTGCTACCCCGACAATCGAGTGAACCTTTGGTTGTATTCGACGTGGGTTCGAATCGCGGACAGTTTTTGAACCTGGCACGTAAATCTTTGGCAGGCAGAGACTTCCACATCCATTGCTTTGAACCTGGCCGGAAGACTTTTGAATCACTTTCAAGTCAGGCGACTGATTCGAGGGTCACTCTCAACAACGTCGCGGTGGGAAATTGCGAAGAATCTCGCACACTGTATTACGACCGATGCGGGTCGGGCATGGCGTCACTGACCAAGCGGGAACTCAAACATCGAGGCATCCAGTTTGACCAATTCGAAGAAGTCTCTGTAACCACGATTGACCGCTACTGCGAAACGCACGGCATCCAAGGCATTGACTTGCTCAAATTGGACATCGAGGGGCATGAGTTAGATGCACTCAAGGGAGCCGAAAAAACATTCAGCCAGAACGCGATCCGGTTTGTCACGTTTGAAATGGGCGGTTGCAACATCGACACGCGAACTTTCTTCCGCGACTTCTGGAACTTCTTCACGGATCAGAAAATGACGTTGCATCGAATCACTCCATCCGGGAGCCTGATTGAAATTCGTCGTTACAAGGAAACTCACGAACAGTTTCGCACCACGAACTTCGTTGCCATTCGCCAAGATCGTTGAAACGCGAGCGATCCAAGCTTGGCGAGTCCTTCAAAAATGGCGAGTCAATCTTGCCGTCTGACTCGACAATTCGGTACGAACGAGTGTTCCACTACCTCGCCAGGGGCACTCAGCGGATCGAAACAGCATGGCAATACCGACGAAACCTCGAATCAGCGTGATCATCACGACATTCAATGCCCCGGACGAGCTCTGGCTTGTACTGGTTGGCTACCAGATGCAGACAGAACGTGATTTCGAGATTCTGATCGCTGACGACGGATCCGATTCGAGAACGGCCGCCGTAGTCGAACGGTTCCGAAACTCTTGCGACATCGAAACTCATCATGTCTGGCATGAGAACGATGGCTTTCGCAAATGTGAAATCCTCAATCGCGCCATTGAGCAGGCCAATAGTGACTACTTGCTCTTCACCGACGGTGATTGCATCCCCAGACCAGATTTTCTTGCAGTCCATCTGCGTGAAGCTGAACCAAAACGATTTCTTTCAGGCACCTACAACAATTTGCCGGAATCGTTCAAAGGGTTGATTACCGAAGCCAATGTTCGGTCCGGTCTCGCATTCCGCCTCAAATGGCTTCGCACGAACGGCCTCCCGTTCAGTTCGAAGTGTCTCCGCCTGGTACGCAACAAGACCTTCACTTCGGTTATGAACCGCCTCACCACAACCCGGCCAACCTGGAATGGGTGCAACGTATCAGGCTGGAAATCAGATATCGAAGCTGTCAACGGATACGATGAACGAATGCGTTACGGAGGCCTGGATCGCGAAATCGGCTTGCGGATGAACAACCTAGGAATTCGCGGGAAGCAGATTCGATTCAAAGCCATTTGCTTGCACGTCGACCACCCGCGGGGTTACATGAATGACGAAGACCTTCAAAGGAACCTGTCTATTCGCAATGACACGATCCGCAGCAAGCTGACGCGAACACCCTATGGCATTCGGCGAGCCGCGTAATGGCCACATCAGCTCACCTCCATCTTTCCGATGAGAAGCAGACCCTCGACTCCAAGGCAAGCGATCGAGATTGCGCGACGACAGAAGCAAGCGCATCGGACAAGACTTGCACGATATCGATCAGTGGCGGGCTCGGCAATCAAATGCTGCAATACGCTGCGGGCCGAGCACTTTCGATTCACCATGACTGCTCGCTTCAACTCGACTTGAAATTCTATTCCAGCAAGCGGCATCGATCCTATGAGCTCGATGCGTTCCCGATTCAAGCACATCGATCGATCAAGCCTAGTTTTTTCAGCCAGATCCTAAGCAAGATCCAAAGCGAATCGAAACACGTCCCAACCTATCAAGAACAATCGAAACGGTTTGATCCGGCTTTCTTCAACACGGAACCGCCGGTCAAGATTCGCGGCTATTTCTTCTCGGAGAAATACTTCTCGCCATACGCCGATCAGATTCGGACTGAATTGACGCCTCCCATTCCACCGGACCAACCCGCTCGCGACATGGCGATTCGGCTGAAGGAATGCGTGTCGACTTCTCTGCATGTCCGCCGAGGCGACTATGTAACCAATGCAAACGCACGGCAGCGATTTTGGTGCTGCACCAGTGAATACTTCGAAGCCGCGATAGAGCGACTCCCCACAGACTCGACTGTATTTGTCTTCTCCGATGACATTGAATGGGCCAAGCAAAACATTCGTTCATCTCGGACGACCGTTTATGTCAACGATGAACTAAAGAAAGCCGGCTCTCCGGAAACGGGTTTGAGAGACTTGTGGCTGATGACCCACGCAAAGTCTCACATCATCGCAAATTCTTCATTCAGTTGGTGGGGTGCGTGGCTCGCAAACTCTGAAGCGAACTTGACGATAGCCCCTAAAAAGTGGTTTAACGACCCTGAGATTGATGACTCCGACATTGTCCCATCAAGTTGGCATCGAATTTAAGCGGCTACCGCAATGAAGATATCCAACTCCGGCACGTGCTTTTTCTCACGATCGGTCTGAAATAAATGTTCAACTACCTGCTAAAATATGCTCGCCGCAAAACGGACCCGATTTCGCTGCTTCAACAGCTAACAAAGGGTAGCAGCGAATATCGCACTCTCGTTCACGTTGGTGCTCACCTGGGCCAAGAACGAACAAACTACGAGTCCAAAGGCTATCAGAAGATACTTTGGATCGAAGGTTCTGAAGAAATACACGCAAAGCTGGCTGACTCACTTCGCCAACACGACGGCCCTGCTGAACACAGCACCGCATGTGCCTTGCTGAGCGATCGCGATGGAGAGGAAATTGGCCTTCGATGTTTTAGCAATAACGGCATGTCGAATTCCATCTTTGCCCCTGCGGAACAGCTAACGAGTCGGTGGCCTACGGTAAAAGAAACCGGCGAAATCGAGATGCAACGCTCCGTCAGCCTCGATCGCCTTTTGGCGAATACTCCATTCGCCAACGACTGCGACGTTTTAGTTGTGGATGTCCAAGGTGCCGAACTACTCGTCCTCAAAGGCGGACTAACGACACTGAGTCGCGTCAAAGCGGTTGTCTGCGAAGTATCCACCGTGCCCTATTACGAGGGTGGCGTGCTGTTCAAAGAGTTGAACCAGTTCATGGAATCCCATGGATTCCATGCAATGTCCACGCCTCGTCGTCATGGCGACATGCTCTTCATGCCAAAAGCGGCTCAAAGCAAACTAGCTGCTTAGCATCGCAACTTCACCTCATATACGCCCTCAGCTACTCGATCTCGGAACACTCCCATGGCGAATCAAATCAAACAGCTAAAACAGACCTGGCGGCTTTGCAGCTCGGTGGCAAACGCTTTCAAAGGCAAGATTCGCACGACACTCGGCATTCGCAAGCCAACCAAGACATGCCAGATCCCCGAACTCAAACGCATTGTCGACGAAACGTTTCCCGAAGACGAACGCGGTGTGTTTGTAGAAGTTGGTGCATATGACGGCGAACGATTCTCCAACACATCATGGCTTGCTGATGCCGGATGGCGGGGTTTGTATGTCGAACCGTCCAAGCAATTTTCACGGTGGTGCCGCCTCCGTCATATGCTCAACCGAGTGACCGTCCTCAATGTCGCCGCAGGAAACGAGAACACCAGCGCAACGCTTCAGCAAATCGGATCGCTCAGCACCATGAGCCAAGCGACGTTCGAAGAGTACGATCGAATCGATTGGGCCAAGCAACAAATTGCCAAAGAGTGCAAACAACAGCAAACAGAAGTTCTCAAACTCGACAAAATCCTTGCAGACCAAAAGATCCCAGAGGCATTTGATGTTCTCGTCGTTGATGTTGAAGGTTACGAAGAGAACGTCTTTTCTGGCTTCTCCCTCGCTCAATGGAAACCGAAGCTGATCATCGTCGAACTGTGCGACATCCACCCTGACTTCCAAGACAACTTGGAACTCGTCGAGTCAGCGGGCCGTGTTCGCCAAACGATTCTGGCGGCAGGGTATCGAGAAAAATACAGCGACAGTATCAACACGGTCTTTGAAGTTGACGCTGCGTCACCGTGCAGCGAATCGAAAGACAGCCGAATCGCAGCCTAGCAAGGCTTGGCGAGTCGACCTGAACCGATGTCCGAATACAAGCGGCACACTCTTTTCGGACATTGGGACCAAACGGCGTACTCTCTACAACGCGTCTGCTTTGCTCAACCTCAGCTGGTGACGAGATCCCAGTTGGCTGAGGCTTTAACTGCTTCGGTAATTGAGACGTCTGTGAAGCTACTTAGAATCGCTGCGTCACGAGCGTTCTGAAGACGATCCTTTGTTGAGACGATTGCTTTGAAGCGTCGCCAAACCGACGGGGATACTGAACGTTGCAACTCTGCAACACATAAAGTCGATGCTCGATCCGACTCAACCGTCTTCAATCGCTTTGCGTAGCGGCTGTTCGGATTTTGGTCGAGCTCGTAGTTCCCAAAGCCATGGTCTGGCTTCAGGTACTTCAAATGCCAGTAAAGAAAGCCGACGAACTTGCGAGGCAGGTTTCCACGATGAAAACGTTCGAAGCGACGATCGTGTGTGAAATAGGTTTCTTCGCTAACCGGAAAGAAACCAATATCGCCCCCACCCGAAATTGAATCATCCAAGGGCACCGATAAATCGCCGTTCTCATTCAACAGAAGATTGGGCCCGGAGAAACAATGCATTTCATTGAACGCCGAACCGAGCATTCGTATCGAGTCCGTCACTTCTTTTGTTGCTTGTCCAATCGCAAGATGATCGTCATCTAGCTTCGTAGCAACCTGATAACGGGTAGCCGCGAGCGAAAAATTGTAATAGTTCACCAAGCTGTTCGGCGAATCACCGGGAGTTTCAATGTGCCCGGTGCTGCCCGGTGGATATACCCGGTCGGTGTAGTGAATCACCCGCAGTTTTTCTTCACCAAACTCCGCCTGCAAGCTTTCTAGTATCTCCACCGAACGATCAGTGCATTGATTGTGCACTGCAACGATCTCATCAAAGTAGGAGATATGGCTGCGGATCGTGGCTTCCAAAAATGCCTCACCATTGCGAATCCGCATAAATGCGGAGATCCCCGGCAAACGGCCAGTGACATTCAAGTGATCTCGTTCGAAACGATAGCCTGAAACGGTCGCCCCCAGACTACTTATCGGTGTTTTAGTATCACGCAAACTTCAATACCGCATACATGTTAACGCTGAGAGATGCCATACCGTCGAACAGAGACTTCGTGCCGAATCCGCTGACGATGGTGACCACGTGTGACTAAATAATGAACGAGAAATAAGTGCCAGGTACCTTTTGTGCGAAGCACCCCATGGTCTTTCCGGCAAAAGGCACCTGACACTTATTTCCCAACCGTTCTTAAGCCGCCTTGGCGAACGCGGGCGTTTGAAGTTGATCGATCCATTGGCACACGTGTTCGACACCGATCCGGTTGATGGCTTCCCGTCGTGGTGATCCACCGCGAGAATTGGCTTCGATCGCCATTGCGTGTTGCTGGTACGGACCGCGTGCGGAAGGCGACTCGGCTCCGTTGTGTGGACCATACAAACCAACCACGTTAGCACCAGCAGCGACCGAAGCATGCAACATCGGCGTGTCCTCCGCGATCACCACTCGGACCAATGGACTGAGTGCTGCGGACAATGATAGCGTCATGTCGGGTGCCAGCGAAGCGGCGTCCCCGGCGCAGGCTACGATCTGCTCTGCCTTCAATCGTTCTTCGAATGTTCGCCAAGTCACGATAGAGTGCATTTGAAACCGGTCCGCCAAATAGCGAGCCGTCGCTGCATAGCGATCAAACATCCATCCGACCGAAGACGAGACTCTTCCGGAGTCCATCATGACCAGATCTTGCCCGGCCCAGCGGTGGCGGTATCGCATCGCCCAACGGTGATCGGCGGACTCCACTGGCCAGTCAAAGCTGGCTTGCGGACGATCGATCGCGAGCGGTGCCAGAAGTTCCAACCGACGATCGACCACGTGGTGAAACACAGGTGTCACTAATTCATTGAGTAGACGGCGTCTTGGTGCGAATCGTGGCATCGTGTCCCAGCCAATCCGGCGTGCGGCGGCCGACAACTGACAAACGAAAGCGGACACAAACGACTCGTCGCAATCAATTGCCACGTCGAATGACTGCGCATTCAACTTTTGTTTGACGCTGCGAATGCCTCGTGGCGACCGATTCCAGCGGGTCGGCAGTTCAACGACTTCATCGATTGCAGAATGCTGCTCCAAGAAGTCCGCTTTTTCGACGCCGACCGCAATCGTGACATGCGAATCGGGGAAATACTCTTTCAGCGAACAAGCGACCGGCAGCGTCAAAATGCAGTCAGACAGATCACCCGTTTGGCTGAGCAGAATCCGCATGGGAGAAGATGACTCAAGAGACATAATCAAAATCAGTTGGAAAGCAGAATTCGTGATCAACGCGTTCGACGCGAAACGCCACTATCGACTGGAAATGGAACGGAACGCACGAATGCGAGCCCGCGGGGCCAACCCCCGAGTGTCCACCGGTTGATCGAGCACGTAACTGCCGACATTGCCGGCTTGGTCCGTGGCATCGATCCGCAAATAGATCTGACGTGGCAATTGAGGGTCCGCAGGCCAAACGTAGTCGCCCAGGTTTCGCAGACCTGCGGCGATGGTTGTCCAAGGACCTTCAGGTGTATCACTAAAGGAAAGCGTGATTGGACGCGACATCAAATATTGATCTTGGCACCGATACGCGATCACCAACGACCCGGCGCGGTCGGCCTCTCCGTAGCGAGCACCGGTGATGCTGACCTCGGGTTCGGTCTGGTCGACTACCACCACGATATCGGGTGCATCACCGCTCAGCGGTCGCGGGCTGGTCAAACCGTTCGCTGCAACGACCACGATTTGAAATCCAAAAATCCCTTCGCCGTTGGTTTCAATATCAAAAGGACTGGCTTTGTCGGGGTCAGTTCCCCAACGATTCCAAGTGATGCCGCCGTCTGTGGTTCCGTAAAGCTCGATTGCTTCCACGCCACGACCACCAATCGCCTCGATTTCAAAATCCAAGCTGAATCGATTGCTGTCGCTGTGACGGATCACGGAGCGTTCCGCCAATCGCTTCAAGTCCAGTGTTTCACGCGGATCCAGTGTTGTGCGTTCCATCGTTGCGGAACTGGCCCTTTGCGACTCGTATCGCATCTCAGTTGGTGTTTCCGCTGAGCGCCCACTTGGCTGATTTCCCGCTGAACCACCGAGCGACTGCGAGTCGCGACTTTTGCGATCTCCGGTGATTGGCGACCAAGGCGACTGCACAGGTTCTTTGGAATTCTGAATCTTGTCGACCGGCGAAGTCGGCTCGGGAGCATTCAGTTGCGACGGCGCATTGGTGTTCAAACCTGCCGGTGCAGGAATGGACTCAGGCAGGGACGGCCCTACATGAAACGGCGTCTCGGGTTCCGCCGACGATGAACCACCTGGTGTTCCCAGCGTTGGCGACTGTGCCAGTGGCGTTTGCGAGCCTGGCGGCTGAGCTTGAGAACTGGGGACCTGAGGACTGGTCTCCTGAGGACGGGGCAACTGAGAGCTGGGTAATTGTGGCGTCCCGATGGCCGGCGAAGGCCCCTGCGTCTGCGGTGCGGGTGCATCGAGCGGTCGCATCGCTTCGGCGGGAGTCTGCGGACGCGACGGTGCGGGCAACGATTCCGCTTCCGGCGTTGCAATGTTCTCAATGCTTCGCCCCGCTCCCATTGCCGACTGGTGTGGCTGCTGCCCGGATGCATTTTCAACGACAGGTCCATTGGGCTCGGACATCATCCCGGATGGCAATGGCAACATTTCGGGACCTTGCGACGCTGCCTTGCTGCTTCCAGCGGGCGCCTGGCCCGGCAAATCACCAAACCCCTGAAAGATCCCTTGCCCAAACGAGGGACCGTATCCATTGGGTCCCGATGCAAATCGCGTGGTGGGCTTGGATGCGACCCGCGGTTTTTGGACCAGCTCACTGACGATGGTTTCGTTGCCAGCCTGATCGAGAGCACGCAG of the Rhodopirellula baltica SH 1 genome contains:
- a CDS encoding glycosyltransferase family 9 protein, producing MRILLSQTGDLSDCILTLPVACSLKEYFPDSHVTIAVGVEKADFLEQHSAIDEVVELPTRWNRSPRGIRSVKQKLNAQSFDVAIDCDESFVSAFVCQLSAAARRIGWDTMPRFAPRRRLLNELVTPVFHHVVDRRLELLAPLAIDRPQASFDWPVESADHRWAMRYRHRWAGQDLVMMDSGRVSSSVGWMFDRYAATARYLADRFQMHSIVTWRTFEERLKAEQIVACAGDAASLAPDMTLSLSAALSPLVRVVIAEDTPMLHASVAAGANVVGLYGPHNGAESPSARGPYQQHAMAIEANSRGGSPRREAINRIGVEHVCQWIDQLQTPAFAKAA